AGCATTTTACCAATAACTTGGATGAAAACAGAAGTCTCTAAAAATACAAAGGATTTGAGATGAGATGTAGAAGAGGAGAGTTGGAAGGAAAAGTTGCTAACACAATGCAACAGAATTGTTTCTCACACTCATTATAgacaaaacatttgaaaataacacaaaaagaaaaaacaaacaaacaagaaaacaaaaaccacagtgCACATTCAGAACAGGAAATGTCACAAAAAGCAATCTTGGAAAGAACTTCAAATCATGACTGAAAATGGTACAGTTTTATACAAAAGCAGCAAGACTTCTCTGTGAAGCCTCACGCTGCCATCTAGAGGAGACTTGTCAGAGGCGGTTTTAATCCTAGTTTTGACAGTTTCAATTGACAGTCAAGTAGAAATGAGACTATTAAATTTCAATACACAGAGATATAATCAAATCCAACACATCTGGACCAAAACCACAAGACCCTTAACTCTAATTAAGAGAtcttttggatttttcttcctgttctctcACTTAGGTAAGTCTGTAAGAGAAAAGAACTTAAAGACAGTATTAGGAAAAATGGTCCTGAGAAGCTCTGTTCAAACTCCATATgcaattttctgtgaaaattttcCTAAGGTAAATATATGACGCACAAAGCAATAGTGTATTATAGCctaaaggaaaacagactttAGTGACAAGAAGTTACAAACACGGAGAGCTTTCATACAGCTTGAAAATTCAAGATTTCAGTTACTACAGACTAAAGGTTATAACCTCAGATATTTCGTTTGTTTGCTCACTATGtcttctttctgtatttattcatttttggtaaaaataaatggaaatgcaTGCAACAAATATTGCTAAGGAAACAACCACCTTGTTAGCATTAAGTAACTTAGGCTCTGTTTAAGCTCCACGTAGCAGGACAAAGCTGTCTGACATTTAAGCATACAACTTAACTGAGAAAGCAAATCATCAGCCAATCTTTATATTTGACTCAGTTTTAGATTGTTCTACACCACTAAACGCTTTCCACAGTCTTAACAGATGTTAGCACTGGAAGTAAAATAAGCTTGCAGGGAGTGTGTTAAAATAGGCTTAATGATTTGTTAATAAGGCGTCATTAGGATATCCTAGCTTTACAGCCAGGAAGACTACAAAGGTCTATTACTGCTTTTTGTTATTGACTGAAAGGAAGTTAAAAGACCTCtaagttttaaaactttcagtGCTTTGTGTAGCCCAAGAGTAACTGCAACTAAGATCTATGCTACAGCAAacttaagcagaaaaaaatcaatgtgtCCATACATACAGGtagcatttaaaagaaacacaatatTCTTGAAATCCTCAAAGCTGGATCAATCTGTTAACAACAGAGTCCTAAATGTGAAGATGTAAGCAGGTCCTTCTTCAAAAAACTGATAAAAATTTGCTGTTCGTAAGCGGGATGAAGGTCAACTTTAGTATTCAATAACATCACCTCCTGACACAATCaagtgtagaaaaaaaaaaccaaacaacccaaaccacaaacagctccagaagcagaaaacaatacAAACACTAAGGATAGGACAACCCAATGCACAAGTGAAAGTTTCACTGTGGAGGCAGCGCATGAAGTTTGACTGAAGTACTGTCACAAGTGTTCTGAGAAATAGCTTTAGTATCTGAGTGGGAAATTAAGCAAAGTGACCTGATTTATCTAAGGCAACGTTAAGTCAGGAACAGAAGTCTCTGTGCCACTAGACAACACCAGGCTGACATGTGACCTCttgttatttctgttgtttcccTCATGCAGGTAGGCTGTAAGTTGGAGATATTACCTGTCTCTCTCATCCTCTTTTGTCTGTCACTATTACTGTGAGACACTTGCCAAACTTGCCAACACATTTTCCAGCTACAAATGTACCAGAAGCACATGCTTCAGTGGGAAGATTTGCAGTGTGGTCTGTCACATCTGCATACAGCACTTACATTCATCCAGTCCCAGCTGGTAAGCCAGGTTCTGCAGGCCACGGACTTTTTCCATCAGGTTGGCTGTAGTGAGGCTCCCCAGCTCTATGAGAGAAAAGTGTGAACACTGTCTGTAGCCCTCTAGTGACAGTTTACCGGTTTACTACCTCACAGAGCACTTTCAAGTCACTTTTGACAAGATTTATTTCCAGTGATCAGAGTTCAAAATTCAAGCTGATGCCACTCCTGATTTTAACACACTAAGAAAAGACCAGCTTTCTCTACTGAAAAAGCCACAGATCTGGTTCATACTGTGATCTGCCACCACTGTAATGAGCAACTTGCCCCGTATTTTGGAAGTTGTTGTAAATTCACATTGCTATGTGAACAAGCTACAAAAGAGTACACAAGAGAATGGACTTACTATATATTAATAATGTGTGTTTAGGCACATTTCTTGCAGCAAGTCAAAGTTAATTTGTCCCACTTTCACTTTGGAACAGCTTATCTGAAATTCACATGAGAGACAGCCCGCTCAAGGATGTTTACTGCAAACTAACAGCTGTAACAGGCAGCAAATCTACATACTAGCTAGCCCCTCTGTAGCTTGCTCACACAGCCTTACTGCTCAATTAGAGATCTTGGATCTGTAAGTGAAGACACATGCATAGAGCATCTCTGAACAAGTCAATCAACAAGTCTAAACTGCTCACCAAATTTGGTTAGCTGAGGCCCACCAAAAAATTCATGACACTTCTCAAAATACAGAAGACACCCACTATACTTACGCAGTGAGAAACTGGTAAGAGAGGTAACTGAAATATATGTAACATTACACTGCTTCAACTAGTTCTTGCATGCCTGCTCTGAAAAATCAGCCCGCCACTGACATCTGGATATTCTCTTAGAGGTAACTGGATCaatgaaaaatatgtatcaTTAACAAGAGGCTCCTGCGCTGGATATTCTGGAAACGCAAGTGCTAAAGACCTGAGGCCACAGGGCCACCTCCAGAACATTTAAAGAAGCCTCTTAAGAAAGCACTAAATTCCCATGTGCTTTGGCAATGTTATTTCCTACTCACAACATCCATACGCACCCTTTAACATGTCGATATCATCGTTTTCCAATTCAGCCATCCATTTGGGAGGAGAACTTGTAATaggctgttttgaaaaaaaaataaagttgaaacTCAGATATGTGCATTTTTAGAATTATACATTATAGTCTGATCTCATATTGAAAACTAGTTACACTGACAGCAAAAAATAAGAGCATTCCTGGTGCTCTGTGGAGATATTTTTACGTTTAACCTTGTTCTCTAGCTCTCCCTGGCCCAGAGTTAAAATCGGCACAGTACCACCTGCAAGCCAAAGTCAGTACGAAAAGCGAGATTTCCTaaagtttaaaagcttttatgtCTTCCTAGACGTTATTCTCATTTACAGCAAATTGCATAaggtataaaaatatatatataaagagaTATTAAAGCCGAAAGGGTGATGCTACCCCATCCTGGAGCTATAACCGAGCTACGCTGCCGGACCGGAGCCGCGGAGCCGCGAAGCCGCACGGGCGCTCACTCACGCTTTTGAAGGAGGCGGCGAACTCGGCGACGCCGGGCACTGGGGAGACAAAACGAAGGGCAGCGGCGGGTCAGCGCCtccgcccgcagccccgcagccccccggccTCAGAAGGGCCGCGCCGTGGCGGGGCGAgctccccgctcccgccgcggaCAGGGCCGCGGGCCCGCCGGACTTACGCTGCTCGGGCCACAGGTCCGGGGAGGCGCGGTCCAGCTTCTCGAAGCTCAGCAGCGATGCCTCCAGGTCGGCGCCTGCAAGAGAAAGGGGATGGGGGGGTGTGTGAGGCaccgcc
Above is a window of Caloenas nicobarica isolate bCalNic1 chromosome 5, bCalNic1.hap1, whole genome shotgun sequence DNA encoding:
- the LIN52 gene encoding protein lin-52 homolog isoform X1, with amino-acid sequence MAAAADGADLEASLLSFEKLDRASPDLWPEQLPGVAEFAASFKSPITSSPPKWMAELENDDIDMLKELGSLTTANLMEKVRGLQNLAYQLGLDESREMTRGKFLNILEKPKK
- the LIN52 gene encoding protein lin-52 homolog isoform X2 → MAAAADGADLEASLLSFEKLDRASPDLWPEQLPGVAEFAASFKSPITSSPPKWMAELENDDIDMLKELGSLTTANLMEKVRGLQNLAYQLGLDELFIWPCHRDV